One segment of Setaria viridis chromosome 4, Setaria_viridis_v4.0, whole genome shotgun sequence DNA contains the following:
- the LOC117851638 gene encoding xyloglucan O-acetyltransferase 2 — MVHVHRTVPSVEKKKFPPCGSPFPRLPPFRPLLVPWFPPPEQHGHISQPAAMVTNFLQKYQLQNHQLILPKKQFITYALYALVALAFLHYLLFYPALASGKSVVVAQVQEEVAAVVSARVDAPEQLLPLPPPPSPNQGDKALGNRQAEEEVPAPPPCDYSDGEWAPEARPPLYNGTSCGTIKDGQNCMAHGRPDTGYLYWRWRPRGCDLPAFSPEAFLRWLRNKHLAFVGDSLARNQAESLLCLLASRSPPELAYRDGEENRFRRFVFREFNATVSVFWSPFLVKVAEKAEHAGVRHNNVFLDAFDERWMSQLGALDVAVLSVGHWFLIPGVYHDGGRVVACHDCADLNHTETDFFGVFRDAIHRTLAEVTRRHSDGAGKKKVVALTTFSPAHFEGDWDKTGACPKKRPYRAGEKGLGYTESEMRKTVVEAVRSAADAAGAGSGLRFAALDVTALANLRPDGHPGPYMNKDPFGGGGAGDRRVQNDCVHWCMPGPVDTFNEILLQTVLR, encoded by the exons ATGGTCCACGTCCATCGCACCGTGCCGTCagtagaaaaaaaaaaattcccaccCTGCGGCTCTCCCTTTCCTCGATTACCCCCCTTCCGTCCTCTGCTTGTGCCATGGTTTCCTCCTCCTGAACAGCACGGCCACATCTCGCAACCTGCAGCCATGGTCACTAACTTCCTGCAGAAGTACCAGCTCCAGAACCACCAGCTCATACTCCCCAAGAAGCAGTTCATCACCTACGCCCTGTACGCGCTAGTCGCCCTCGCCTTCCTCCATTACCTGCTCTTCTACCCCGCGCTCGCATCTGGCAagtcggtggtggtggcgcaagTGCAGGAGGAGGTCGCAGCGGTTGTCTCAGCTCGGGTGGATGCACCGGAGCagcttcttccccttcctcccccacCCTCTCCCAACCAAGGAGATAAAGCGTTGGGGAATCGACAAG CCGAGGAAGAagtgcctgcgccgccgccgtgcgacTACTCCGACGGCGAGTGGGCGCCGGAAGCGCGGCCACCGCTCTACAATGGCACGAGCTGCGGCACTATCAAGGACGGCCAGAACTGCATGGCGCACGGCCGGCCCGACACCGGCTACCTctactggcggtggcggccgcggggGTGCGACCTGCCGGCCTTCTCCCCTGAGGCGTTCCTCCGCTGGCTCCGCAACAAGCACCTGGCCTTCGTCGGCGACTCCCTGGCGCGGAACCAGGCGGAGTCGCTGCTGTGCCTCCTCGCGTCCCGCTCCCCGCCGGAGCTCGCGTACCGGGACGGCGAGGAGAACCGGTTCCGACGGTTCGTGTTCCGGGAGTTCAACGCCACGGTGTCCGTGTTCTGGTCGCCGTTCCTGGTGAAGGTCGCCGAGAAGGCGGAGCACGCGGGCGTGCGGCACAACAACGTGTTCCTGGACGCGTTCGACGAGCGGTGGATGTCGCAGCTGGGCGCGCTCGACGTCGCGGTCCTGTCCGTGGGTCACTGGTTCCTGATCCCCGGCGTCTACCACGACGGCGGCAGGGTCGTCGCGTGCCACGACTGCGCGGACCTCAACCACACCGAGACCGACTTCTTCGGCGTGTTCCGGGACGCCATCCACCGGACGCTCGCCGAGGTCACCAGGCGGCACAGCGACGgcgcggggaagaagaaggtggtcgCGCTGACCACGTTCTCGCCGGCGCACTTCGAGGGGGACTGGGACAAGACCGGTGCGTGCCCGAAGAAGCGGCCGTACAGGGCCGGCGAGAAGGGGCTGGGGTACACGGAGTCGGAGATGCGGAAGAccgtggtggaggcggtgcggtccgcggccgacgccgccggcgccgggtccGGGCTGCGGTTCGCGGCGCTGGACGTGACGGCGCTGGCGAACCTGCGGCCGGACGGGCACCCCGGGCCGTACATGAACAAGGAcccgttcggcggcggcggcgcgggcgacagGAGGGTGCAGAACGACTGCGTGCACTGGTGCATGCCCGGGCCGGTGGACACGTTCAACGAGATCCTGCTCCAGACCGTCCTCCGGTGA
- the LOC117851645 gene encoding uncharacterized protein isoform X2 codes for MPCSAISAVNPYPTGHHPPRSSSRSRSRPAPTAHRRFINHTAPLAASNSDLTGPSTFVSACPPPTPRARTGRENRMGNCQAAEAATVVVQHPGGRVERLYWATSAAEVMRANPGHYVALVTHRADAAGGKPPHPQEQRGAARVTRVKLLKPRDTLALGQAYRLITFAEVTKALQAKKEEKTRRAQQQQLVLLQPKHAGGRVTAAGEDSQLPPQLVDGSLDQQDRDGHRSNPSSAAHSGARHRHWRPSLHSIAEVSS; via the exons ATGCCGTGCAGCGCCATCTCGGCCGTTAATCCCTACCCCACAGGGCACCACCCACCGCGCTCGagctcgcgctcgcgctcgcgcccggcccccaccgcgCACCGCCGCTTCATAAATCATACGGCACCTCTCGCCGCCAGCAACTCTGACCTGACTGGCCCTTCCACCTTCGTCTCTGCCTGCCCGCCTCCGACCCCGCGCGCACGTACGGGGAGGGAGAACAGGATGGGCAACTgccaggcggcggaggcggcgacggtggtggtgcAGCACCCGGGCGGCCGCGTCGAGCGCCTCTACTgggccaccagcgccgccgaggTCATGCGCGCCAACCCTGGCCACTACGTCGCGCTCGTCACGCaccgcgccgacgccgcgggcgggaagcctcctcatcctcaggagcagcgcggcgcggcgcgggtgaCGCGGGTGAAGCTGCTCAAGCCGCGGGACACGCTAGCGCTCGGCCAGGCGTACCGCCTCATCACCTTCGCCGAGGTTACCAAGGCGCTGCAGGCCAAGAAGGAGGAGAAGACACGGagggcgcagcagcagcagctggtgcTGCTCCAGCCCAAGCACGCCGGAGGGAGGGTcaccgccgccggtgaggaCTCGCAGCTGCCGCCGCAGCTGGTGGATGGCAGCCTTGATCAGCAG GACAGGGACGGCCACCGGAGCAATCCTAGCTCGGCAGCGCACTCCGGCGCCAGGCATCGCCATTGGCGCCCTTCTCTGCACAGCATCGCCGAAGTCAGCAGCTGA
- the LOC117851645 gene encoding uncharacterized protein isoform X1 — protein sequence MPCSAISAVNPYPTGHHPPRSSSRSRSRPAPTAHRRFINHTAPLAASNSDLTGPSTFVSACPPPTPRARTGRENRMGNCQAAEAATVVVQHPGGRVERLYWATSAAEVMRANPGHYVALVTHRADAAGGKPPHPQEQRGAARVTRVKLLKPRDTLALGQAYRLITFAEVTKALQAKKEEKTRRAQQQQLVLLQPKHAGGRVTAAGEDSQLPPQLVDGSLDQQQDRDGHRSNPSSAAHSGARHRHWRPSLHSIAEVSS from the exons ATGCCGTGCAGCGCCATCTCGGCCGTTAATCCCTACCCCACAGGGCACCACCCACCGCGCTCGagctcgcgctcgcgctcgcgcccggcccccaccgcgCACCGCCGCTTCATAAATCATACGGCACCTCTCGCCGCCAGCAACTCTGACCTGACTGGCCCTTCCACCTTCGTCTCTGCCTGCCCGCCTCCGACCCCGCGCGCACGTACGGGGAGGGAGAACAGGATGGGCAACTgccaggcggcggaggcggcgacggtggtggtgcAGCACCCGGGCGGCCGCGTCGAGCGCCTCTACTgggccaccagcgccgccgaggTCATGCGCGCCAACCCTGGCCACTACGTCGCGCTCGTCACGCaccgcgccgacgccgcgggcgggaagcctcctcatcctcaggagcagcgcggcgcggcgcgggtgaCGCGGGTGAAGCTGCTCAAGCCGCGGGACACGCTAGCGCTCGGCCAGGCGTACCGCCTCATCACCTTCGCCGAGGTTACCAAGGCGCTGCAGGCCAAGAAGGAGGAGAAGACACGGagggcgcagcagcagcagctggtgcTGCTCCAGCCCAAGCACGCCGGAGGGAGGGTcaccgccgccggtgaggaCTCGCAGCTGCCGCCGCAGCTGGTGGATGGCAGCCTTGATCAGCAG CAGGACAGGGACGGCCACCGGAGCAATCCTAGCTCGGCAGCGCACTCCGGCGCCAGGCATCGCCATTGGCGCCCTTCTCTGCACAGCATCGCCGAAGTCAGCAGCTGA